The Streptomyces phaeolivaceus genome has a window encoding:
- the rho gene encoding transcription termination factor Rho — MSDTTDLMGARVEDTAAAPATDAAPASGAGSRRRRGTGLEGMVLAELQQVASGLGIRGTARMRKSQLIEVIKDAQAGGGAPAKAEAATETKPKRRATSKARTGDDAAPAEKAPAKKAEAPAEKVDKAVAQQQIEIPGQPAGGDEAPTERRRRRATADAGSPETVTAEAKSEPKAETPAQNQAQADAGDQGGEGRQGRRERGRDRGERGDRTERTERGERGRRGKGDEQQGGGQQQRDRGQQQSQQQGGRQDRQDRQRDNGPQDDDDFDGGRRGRRGRYRDRRGRRGRDEIGAPEPQLADDDVLIPVAGILDILDNYAFIRTSGYLPGPNDVYVSLAQVRKNGLRKGDHVTGAVRQPKDGERREKFNALVRLDSTNGMAPESGRGRPEFNKLTPLYPQDRLRLETDPGVLTTRIIDLVAPIGKGQRGLIVAPPKTGKTMIMQAIANAITHNNPECHLMVVLVDERPEEVTDMQRSVKGEVISSTFDRPAEDHTTVAELAIERAKRLVELGHDVVVLLDSITRLGRAYNLAAPASGRILSGGVDSTALYPPKRFFGAARNIEDGGSLTILATALVDTGSRMDEVIFEEFKGTGNAELKLDRKLADKRIFPAVDVDASGTRKEEILLGSDELAITWKLRRVLHALDSQQAIELLLDKMKQTKSNGEFLLQIQKTTPMPGNGD; from the coding sequence GTGAGCGACACCACCGATCTGATGGGCGCACGTGTCGAGGACACCGCTGCCGCGCCCGCCACGGACGCCGCGCCTGCCAGCGGTGCCGGCTCCCGGCGGCGCCGCGGCACCGGCCTTGAAGGCATGGTGCTGGCCGAGCTGCAGCAGGTCGCATCCGGCCTCGGCATCAGGGGCACCGCGCGGATGCGCAAGAGCCAGCTGATCGAGGTCATCAAGGACGCGCAGGCGGGAGGGGGTGCCCCGGCCAAGGCCGAGGCCGCCACCGAGACCAAGCCGAAGCGCCGTGCCACCTCGAAGGCGCGCACGGGCGACGACGCCGCCCCGGCCGAGAAGGCACCGGCCAAGAAGGCCGAGGCGCCCGCCGAGAAGGTCGACAAGGCCGTGGCCCAGCAGCAGATCGAGATCCCCGGCCAGCCGGCCGGTGGCGACGAGGCGCCCACCGAGCGCCGCCGGCGCCGGGCCACCGCCGACGCGGGCAGCCCCGAGACGGTCACCGCCGAGGCCAAGAGCGAGCCCAAGGCCGAGACGCCCGCCCAGAACCAGGCCCAGGCCGACGCCGGTGACCAGGGCGGCGAGGGCCGTCAGGGCCGCCGCGAGCGTGGCCGTGACCGCGGTGAGCGGGGCGACCGCACCGAGCGCACCGAGCGCGGTGAGCGTGGCCGTCGGGGCAAGGGCGACGAGCAGCAGGGCGGCGGCCAGCAGCAGCGCGACCGCGGCCAGCAGCAGAGCCAGCAGCAGGGCGGCCGTCAGGACCGTCAGGACCGTCAGCGCGACAACGGCCCGCAGGACGACGACGACTTCGACGGCGGACGCCGTGGCCGTCGCGGCCGTTACCGCGACCGTCGTGGCCGTCGCGGCCGTGACGAGATCGGCGCCCCCGAGCCGCAGCTCGCCGACGACGACGTCCTGATCCCCGTCGCGGGCATCCTGGACATCCTCGACAACTACGCCTTCATCCGTACCTCGGGCTATCTGCCGGGTCCGAACGACGTGTACGTGTCGCTCGCCCAGGTCCGCAAGAACGGTCTGCGCAAGGGCGACCACGTCACCGGCGCGGTCCGTCAGCCCAAGGACGGCGAGCGTCGCGAGAAGTTCAACGCGCTGGTCCGTCTGGACTCCACCAACGGCATGGCGCCCGAATCCGGGCGCGGACGCCCGGAGTTCAACAAGCTGACGCCGCTCTACCCGCAGGACCGGCTCCGTCTGGAGACCGACCCGGGTGTCCTCACCACTCGCATCATCGACCTCGTCGCGCCGATCGGTAAGGGCCAGCGCGGTCTGATCGTGGCCCCGCCGAAGACCGGCAAGACCATGATCATGCAGGCGATCGCCAACGCGATCACGCACAACAACCCCGAGTGCCACCTGATGGTCGTCCTTGTCGACGAGCGTCCGGAGGAGGTCACCGACATGCAGCGGTCGGTGAAGGGCGAGGTCATCTCCTCGACCTTCGACCGCCCGGCCGAGGACCACACCACGGTCGCCGAGCTGGCCATCGAGCGTGCCAAGCGCCTCGTCGAGCTGGGCCACGACGTCGTCGTGCTGCTCGACTCGATCACGCGTCTGGGCCGCGCCTACAACCTGGCGGCGCCGGCCTCCGGCCGCATCCTGTCCGGTGGTGTCGACTCGACCGCGCTGTACCCGCCGAAGCGCTTCTTCGGTGCGGCCCGCAACATCGAGGACGGCGGCTCGCTGACCATCCTCGCCACCGCGCTGGTGGACACCGGGTCCCGCATGGACGAGGTCATCTTCGAGGAGTTCAAGGGCACCGGCAACGCCGAGCTGAAGCTCGACCGGAAGCTCGCGGACAAGCGGATCTTCCCCGCGGTGGACGTCGACGCGTCCGGTACGCGTAAGGAAGAGATCCTGCTCGGCAGCGACGAGCTCGCCATCACCTGGAAGCTGCGTCGGGTGCTGCACGCGCTCGACTCCCAGCAGGCGATCGAGCTGCTGCTCGACAAGATGAAGCAGACGAAGTCGAACGGCGAGTTCCTGCTGCAGATCCAGAAGACGACGCCGATGCCGGGCAACGGCGACTAG
- a CDS encoding trypsin-like serine protease — MAAAIAGTLLLSSASGAGADTSTPDALDVRIAKAMAADDTARVATREPSSSASSDDGPGRSAQIIGGSETTIASAPWMAQLWYYDPTQDFGFFCGGTVVSPTKILTAAHCVDKDYYDWAAYGEIITGTDRLPTAVYNEDGSLDHVDYHGGTRSTLTRQWNHPSWDEEAIDNDVAVLTLSAPVTAKPIRMTTSDDTTSYKSGTKATVYGWGRTSSTSQDISETLKTATLPIVSDTTCASTWDPYFVKGHMVCAGKPAGGTDATTTATCNGDSGGPLVVDNKVVGVVSWGVTDCVYKGAYPVFAKVSKYVGATYPRIDDAAITRDGKADAFLRNKETGTGYVRASTGSKLGDRKALTAEGSWKGYNLVQQTDLNRDGHQDYVLRRSSDGDVFWRRYVPSSKTWSTTQIFDNWKTRTRIVTPGDVTGDALPDLLSVDSAGALWIYPGKGTGSFGTRVKVGTGWGQYNAVVGHGDFTGDGKADLIARTRTGSNVYLYKGTGKSGTGAFAARVKVRSGWTDFNALVTPGDVSGDGKADLLARTKAGTLYLYKGTGKATSEIFSTRVSVGTSYAQYDLLG; from the coding sequence ATGGCCGCGGCGATAGCCGGGACGCTGTTGTTGTCGTCAGCGAGCGGGGCGGGTGCCGACACCTCGACGCCCGACGCGCTGGATGTACGCATCGCCAAGGCGATGGCGGCGGACGACACCGCTCGTGTGGCGACGCGGGAGCCCTCGTCGAGCGCGAGTTCGGACGACGGCCCGGGGCGGTCCGCGCAGATCATCGGCGGCTCCGAGACCACGATCGCCTCGGCGCCGTGGATGGCCCAGCTCTGGTACTACGACCCGACGCAGGACTTCGGATTCTTCTGCGGCGGCACGGTCGTCTCACCGACGAAGATCCTGACGGCCGCGCACTGCGTCGACAAGGACTACTACGACTGGGCCGCGTACGGCGAGATCATCACCGGCACCGACCGGCTGCCCACGGCCGTCTACAACGAGGACGGCAGCCTCGACCACGTCGACTACCACGGCGGCACCCGCAGCACGCTGACGCGGCAGTGGAACCACCCGTCGTGGGACGAGGAGGCGATCGACAACGACGTCGCCGTCCTGACGCTGTCGGCGCCGGTCACGGCCAAGCCGATCAGGATGACGACGTCGGACGACACCACGTCGTACAAGTCCGGCACCAAGGCCACGGTCTACGGCTGGGGCCGTACCAGCTCCACCAGCCAGGACATCTCGGAGACGCTGAAGACGGCCACGCTGCCGATCGTCAGCGACACCACCTGCGCGAGCACGTGGGACCCGTACTTCGTCAAGGGCCACATGGTCTGCGCGGGCAAGCCCGCCGGCGGTACGGACGCCACCACCACCGCCACCTGCAACGGTGACTCCGGCGGCCCGCTCGTCGTCGACAACAAGGTCGTCGGCGTCGTCTCGTGGGGCGTCACGGACTGCGTGTACAAGGGCGCCTACCCGGTCTTCGCGAAGGTCAGCAAGTACGTCGGCGCGACCTACCCGAGGATCGACGACGCGGCCATCACCCGCGACGGCAAGGCCGACGCCTTCCTGCGCAACAAGGAGACCGGCACGGGCTACGTCCGCGCCTCCACGGGCTCCAAGCTCGGCGACCGCAAGGCCCTGACCGCCGAGGGCAGCTGGAAGGGCTACAACCTGGTCCAGCAGACCGACCTGAACCGGGACGGCCACCAGGACTACGTCCTGCGCCGCTCCTCCGACGGTGACGTCTTCTGGCGGCGGTACGTGCCCTCGTCCAAGACCTGGTCGACCACGCAGATCTTCGACAACTGGAAGACCCGCACCCGGATCGTCACCCCCGGTGACGTCACCGGGGACGCCCTGCCCGACCTGCTCTCGGTCGACTCGGCGGGCGCCCTGTGGATCTACCCCGGCAAGGGCACCGGCTCCTTCGGCACCCGGGTCAAGGTCGGCACGGGCTGGGGCCAGTACAACGCGGTCGTCGGTCACGGCGACTTCACCGGTGACGGCAAGGCCGATCTGATCGCGCGCACCAGGACCGGCTCGAACGTCTACCTCTACAAGGGCACCGGCAAGTCCGGCACGGGCGCCTTCGCGGCCCGCGTCAAGGTGCGCTCCGGCTGGACCGACTTCAACGCGCTCGTCACTCCCGGTGACGTGAGCGGCGACGGCAAGGCCGACCTGCTGGCCCGTACGAAGGCCGGCACGCTGTACCTCTACAAGGGCACCGGCAAGGCCACGAGCGAGATCTTCAGCACACGGGTCTCGGTCGGCACCAGCTACGCCCAGTACGACCTGCTCGGCTGA